A genome region from Clostridium sp. JN-9 includes the following:
- a CDS encoding bifunctional 4-hydroxy-3-methylbut-2-enyl diphosphate reductase/30S ribosomal protein S1 produces MNIKLADKAGFCYGVKRAVDVALKCKEKYNKKIYTLGPLIHNNDVVNNLKKNNIYPIELDKIDTLNSGDVIIIRSHGISEEDLIKLKNKNLIIVDATCPFVSNIQQKVKKYHELGYTILIVGDKNHPEVIGINGWCNNSAIISKDGNDFDKLPNRICVVSQTTEKQENWEKVLNIVIKKCKEIAAFNTICSATEVRQKAANDLSSKVDMMVVIGGKNSSNTTKLYEICKKNCPNTIHVENAGEIPHYINKEKIKNIGVTAGASTPDWIIKEALLIMSDDKTVESNEQLEFMNQNDLHIAVGDVIKGKVISVNPKELFLNIGYKGDGILPINEISKDENVNLKDIYKIGDELTVKIISLRNEDGYIVLSKIELERVEAFKEIKDAFNNKTLLTVEVKQIVNGGVVASYKGIRVFIPASHLELYHIDDLSVYMNKEMEVEIIEFNESKRNTKIVGSRRAILKKLKDEEEAKTWESLDKDMIVEGEVKRLTNFGAFVDINGVDGLLHVSEISWGRVNKPSDCLKIGDKIKVYILDIDKENKKLSLSIKKLIEDPWNNVEEKYPVGNIVLGKVVRFASFGAFVEIEPGVDGLVHISQISHKRVDKVENVLQIGQQVKAKILEVNKENKKIGLSIKEADEI; encoded by the coding sequence ATGAATATTAAACTGGCAGATAAAGCCGGATTTTGCTATGGTGTTAAAAGAGCTGTTGACGTAGCATTAAAATGCAAAGAAAAATATAATAAAAAAATATATACTTTGGGCCCATTGATACATAATAATGATGTAGTTAATAATCTTAAAAAAAATAATATTTACCCAATTGAATTGGATAAAATAGATACTCTTAATTCCGGTGATGTGATAATTATAAGATCACACGGTATATCAGAAGAAGATTTAATAAAATTAAAAAATAAGAATTTAATTATTGTGGATGCCACATGTCCATTTGTATCTAATATACAGCAAAAAGTAAAAAAGTATCATGAATTAGGGTATACTATTTTAATAGTAGGTGATAAGAACCATCCAGAGGTAATTGGTATTAATGGATGGTGTAATAACAGTGCAATAATTTCAAAGGATGGAAACGATTTTGATAAATTGCCTAATAGGATCTGTGTAGTTTCACAGACAACAGAAAAACAGGAAAACTGGGAAAAGGTATTGAATATAGTAATAAAAAAGTGTAAGGAAATAGCAGCATTCAATACAATCTGTTCTGCTACAGAGGTAAGACAGAAAGCTGCTAATGATTTGTCTTCAAAAGTGGATATGATGGTTGTCATTGGCGGCAAAAATAGTTCAAATACAACTAAACTATATGAAATTTGTAAAAAAAACTGCCCAAATACAATTCACGTTGAAAATGCGGGAGAAATTCCACATTATATAAATAAGGAAAAAATCAAAAATATTGGTGTTACTGCTGGAGCTTCAACACCTGATTGGATAATAAAGGAGGCACTTTTAATAATGAGTGATGATAAAACAGTTGAATCAAATGAACAATTAGAATTTATGAATCAAAATGATCTACACATTGCTGTAGGAGATGTGATTAAAGGAAAGGTAATATCAGTAAACCCCAAAGAATTATTTTTAAATATAGGCTATAAAGGTGATGGAATTCTCCCAATAAATGAAATCTCCAAGGATGAGAATGTTAATTTAAAGGATATTTATAAAATTGGAGATGAATTAACAGTAAAAATTATAAGCCTTAGAAATGAGGATGGATATATAGTTCTATCCAAAATAGAATTAGAAAGAGTAGAAGCTTTTAAAGAAATAAAAGATGCTTTTAACAATAAGACTTTATTAACTGTTGAAGTAAAACAGATAGTAAATGGAGGCGTTGTGGCAAGTTATAAAGGTATCAGAGTATTTATCCCTGCATCTCATTTGGAGTTATATCATATTGATGATTTATCTGTATACATGAACAAAGAAATGGAAGTTGAAATTATAGAATTTAACGAAAGCAAAAGAAACACTAAAATAGTTGGCTCAAGAAGGGCAATTCTAAAAAAACTTAAAGATGAAGAAGAAGCAAAAACATGGGAAAGCTTAGATAAGGATATGATAGTAGAAGGTGAAGTAAAGAGACTTACAAACTTTGGTGCATTTGTTGACATAAATGGTGTTGATGGATTGCTTCATGTATCTGAAATATCCTGGGGAAGAGTAAATAAGCCAAGCGATTGCTTAAAAATTGGTGATAAAATAAAAGTTTATATACTGGATATAGATAAGGAAAACAAAAAATTATCATTGAGCATAAAGAAATTAATTGAGGATCCATGGAACAATGTAGAGGAAAAATACCCTGTAGGTAATATAGTACTTGGTAAAGTAGTTAGATTTGCAAGCTTTGGCGCATTCGTTGAAATTGAACCTGGAGTAGATGGATTAGTTCACATTTCTCAAATAAGTCATAAGAGAGTGGATAAGGTTGAAAATGTATTACAAATCGGCCAGCAGGTTAAAGCTAAAATACTTGAAGTAAATAAAGAAAATAAGAAAATAGGCTTAAGTATAAAAGAAGCTGATGAAATTTAA
- a CDS encoding pseudouridine synthase encodes MSERLQKYLASCGIASRRKCEEYILSGKVRVNGVIVTELGVKVNEDSDIVQFNNKTVRPEENKIYIALNKPTGYVSTVKDERNRKTILDLVKVKERIYPIGRLDYDTSGLILLTNDGDLYNKIIHPREEKNKVYIAEIMGIPTEDQLFKFQRGIIIDNYKTSPCKINILKNEKGICTVKIVIHEGRNRQIRKMCDSINHPVISLKRLEVAGIKLDNLQEGKWRYLTTDEIMNLKSFSPK; translated from the coding sequence ATGAGTGAAAGACTGCAAAAGTATTTGGCAAGCTGCGGCATTGCATCAAGAAGGAAATGTGAAGAATATATTTTAAGTGGAAAAGTAAGAGTAAATGGTGTTATAGTCACAGAGCTTGGTGTTAAAGTAAATGAAGATAGTGATATTGTTCAATTTAATAATAAAACAGTAAGGCCGGAAGAAAATAAAATATATATTGCATTGAATAAACCTACTGGATATGTGTCTACAGTAAAGGATGAAAGAAACAGAAAAACCATATTGGATTTAGTTAAGGTAAAGGAAAGAATTTATCCCATAGGAAGACTTGATTACGATACATCAGGATTAATTTTGTTAACTAACGATGGTGATCTCTACAATAAGATAATACATCCCCGTGAAGAAAAAAATAAGGTTTATATAGCTGAAATTATGGGAATTCCAACTGAAGATCAATTGTTTAAATTCCAAAGGGGCATTATTATTGATAATTATAAAACTTCCCCATGCAAAATAAACATTTTAAAAAATGAAAAGGGAATCTGCACTGTTAAAATTGTTATTCATGAAGGCAGAAACAGACAAATCAGAAAAATGTGTGATTCCATAAATCATCCTGTTATAAGTCTAAAAAGATTAGAAGTAGCAGGAATTAAATTAGACAACCTTCAGGAGGGAAAATGGAGATATCTCACAACTGATGAGATCATGAACTTAAAAAGCTTCAGCCCGAAGTAG
- a CDS encoding NAD(P)/FAD-dependent oxidoreductase, translated as MKKTIVIGGGPSGMMAAISASEKTHVTLIEKNEKLGKKLYITGKGRCNITNCKDISEFFDYIPTNSNFLYSALYTFTNKDTMDFFENQGVPLKVERGDRVFPDSNKSSDIISALQKKLLKNNVDVLLNTEFKDFIIKDNKIESVMLSNGENIKGDYFIICTGGLSYPQTGSTGESFKILKKIGHPITELRPSLVPIEIKEDWIKDLQGLSLKNVELKIINSKNKVVYKDFGEMLFTHFGISGPIALSSSSFINGNEQYKAVINLKPALSDVELDKRIQRDFQKNINKDYKNSLDELLPKKIIETIIMLSGIDENKKVNLITKEERHKLCNVIQNFTLSVKGLRPIAEAIITSGGVNVKQIDPSTMKSKIINNLYFSGEIIDVDAFTGGFNLQIALSTGFLAGKMIGDD; from the coding sequence ATGAAAAAAACCATCGTAATAGGTGGTGGGCCTTCTGGAATGATGGCTGCAATCTCAGCTTCAGAAAAAACTCATGTTACATTAATAGAGAAAAATGAAAAGCTTGGCAAGAAGCTTTATATTACAGGAAAAGGAAGATGCAACATTACAAACTGCAAGGATATCAGTGAGTTTTTTGATTATATTCCTACTAATTCTAACTTTTTATATAGTGCTCTTTATACATTTACAAATAAAGATACAATGGATTTTTTTGAAAATCAGGGTGTTCCTCTGAAAGTAGAAAGAGGTGACAGAGTTTTTCCAGACTCTAATAAATCCTCAGATATAATTTCAGCTCTGCAGAAAAAATTATTGAAAAATAATGTGGATGTTTTATTAAATACTGAATTTAAAGATTTTATCATAAAAGATAATAAAATTGAATCTGTAATGCTTTCAAATGGAGAAAATATTAAAGGTGATTATTTTATAATATGCACTGGCGGTTTATCATATCCGCAGACAGGTTCTACAGGTGAAAGCTTTAAAATATTGAAGAAAATAGGACACCCTATTACAGAATTACGTCCTTCTTTAGTGCCAATTGAAATAAAAGAGGACTGGATAAAGGATTTGCAAGGTTTATCCTTAAAAAATGTAGAATTAAAAATTATAAATTCCAAAAATAAGGTAGTATACAAAGATTTCGGAGAAATGCTATTTACACACTTTGGTATATCTGGTCCAATTGCATTAAGCAGCAGCAGCTTTATTAATGGAAATGAACAATATAAGGCAGTAATAAATTTAAAGCCTGCACTGTCTGATGTTGAATTAGACAAAAGAATTCAAAGGGATTTTCAAAAAAATATAAACAAAGATTACAAAAACTCATTAGATGAACTATTACCAAAGAAGATTATTGAAACAATTATAATGTTATCTGGAATTGATGAAAATAAAAAAGTTAATTTAATAACTAAAGAAGAAAGACATAAACTTTGCAATGTAATTCAAAACTTTACTTTAAGCGTTAAAGGATTGAGACCCATAGCAGAAGCTATAATTACTTCAGGGGGTGTAAATGTAAAACAGATTGATCCATCAACTATGAAATCAAAAATAATAAATAACCTGTATTTCTCAGGTGAAATTATTGACGTAGATGCATTTACTGGGGGATTTAACCTTCAAATAGCACTGTCCACAGGATTTTTAGCCGGTAAGATGATAGGAGATGATTAA
- a CDS encoding MurR/RpiR family transcriptional regulator gives MEENKQDLMRTIQMKFPRLSKGQKLIAEYILKHYDKAAFMTAAKLGISVGVSESTVVRFANELGFSGYPKLQKALQELIKNKLTTVQRIELSNDFVSEGTALKGVLKSDIENIRSTLEKINHRTFEDVVNSIFSAKRIYIIGLRSSTALAEFLGFYLNLILDNVKVVSYGISDTFEQMINVNEEDLVIGIGFPRYASRTVESLAFAHKRGAKVVALTDSLLSPLAARADYTLIAQSNMASFVDSLVAPLSVINALIISVGLREKEKISNTFSELENIWQEYQVYQYKDNSDNQY, from the coding sequence ATGGAAGAAAATAAACAAGACCTGATGCGCACAATACAAATGAAATTTCCAAGATTAAGTAAAGGCCAGAAGCTTATTGCGGAATACATATTAAAACATTATGACAAAGCTGCTTTTATGACAGCAGCAAAGCTGGGAATAAGTGTTGGCGTAAGTGAATCCACAGTGGTAAGATTTGCAAATGAATTAGGATTTTCAGGTTATCCTAAACTGCAGAAGGCTTTACAGGAATTAATTAAAAATAAATTGACAACAGTTCAAAGAATAGAACTTTCAAATGATTTTGTTAGTGAGGGCACAGCACTAAAAGGTGTTTTAAAATCTGATATAGAAAATATCAGGTCAACCTTGGAAAAAATCAACCACAGAACATTTGAAGATGTAGTAAATTCTATTTTTTCAGCAAAGAGAATTTATATTATAGGATTAAGAAGCTCAACAGCTTTAGCAGAATTTCTTGGGTTTTACTTAAACCTAATTTTAGATAATGTGAAAGTAGTTAGTTATGGCATCAGTGATACCTTTGAGCAGATGATTAATGTGAATGAAGAAGATTTAGTCATTGGTATAGGATTCCCCAGATATGCATCAAGAACAGTAGAATCTTTAGCCTTTGCACATAAAAGAGGCGCTAAGGTAGTTGCTCTTACGGACAGTTTGCTTTCTCCTTTGGCTGCCAGAGCTGATTATACATTAATAGCACAAAGCAATATGGCCTCATTTGTTGATTCACTTGTAGCTCCATTAAGTGTTATAAATGCATTAATTATTTCAGTTGGATTACGGGAAAAAGAGAAAATTTCAAACACATTTTCAGAATTGGAAAACATCTGGCAGGAATATCAGGTATATCAATATAAGGATAATTCGGACAATCAATACTAA
- a CDS encoding Glu/Leu/Phe/Val dehydrogenase, whose translation MAKENLNPFENAQMMVKEACDKLGMEPAVYEILKQPLKVLEVNIPVKMDDGSVKVFKGFRAQHNDAVGPTKGGVRFHQNVSLDEVKALSIWMTFKCSVTGIPYGGGKGGIIVDPKTLSQGELERLSRGYVDGIYKLIGEKVDVPAPDVNTNGQIMSWMADEYNKLVGYSAIGTFTGKPVDFGGSKGRNAATGYGVAVTARESSAKLGIDMKKAKIALQGFGNVGSFTALNCEKLGAKIVAVCEWCREKGSYVIYNEDGLDAAAMVNYIHENGNLLGFPGSREISVDEFWGLGVDIVIPAALENSVTSDVAKKINAKLVCEAANGPITPDADKILFEKGILVTPDILTNAGGVTVSYFEWVQNLYGYYWGEKEVEQKEEIAMVNAFNDIWSIKEEYKVSMRNAAYMHSIRRVAKAMKLRGWY comes from the coding sequence ATGGCAAAGGAAAATTTAAATCCATTTGAAAATGCTCAAATGATGGTAAAGGAAGCTTGCGACAAATTAGGTATGGAACCAGCAGTATATGAAATTCTAAAACAGCCATTAAAAGTTTTAGAGGTAAATATACCTGTTAAAATGGACGATGGTTCAGTAAAGGTTTTCAAAGGCTTTAGAGCACAACATAACGATGCAGTTGGTCCAACTAAAGGCGGCGTTAGATTTCATCAGAATGTATCTTTAGATGAAGTAAAAGCACTTTCCATATGGATGACATTTAAATGTTCTGTAACAGGAATTCCTTATGGAGGAGGAAAAGGAGGAATAATTGTTGATCCAAAAACTCTTTCACAGGGCGAATTAGAAAGACTATCCAGAGGATATGTAGATGGAATTTATAAGTTAATTGGAGAAAAAGTTGATGTACCTGCACCAGACGTTAATACCAATGGTCAGATTATGTCATGGATGGCTGATGAGTACAATAAATTAGTTGGATATAGTGCAATTGGAACATTTACAGGAAAGCCTGTAGATTTTGGAGGATCAAAAGGAAGAAATGCTGCTACTGGATATGGTGTAGCTGTTACTGCAAGGGAATCTTCTGCAAAATTAGGTATAGATATGAAAAAAGCAAAAATAGCTCTTCAAGGATTTGGTAATGTTGGCAGTTTTACAGCATTAAACTGCGAAAAACTAGGTGCTAAGATAGTTGCTGTTTGTGAATGGTGCAGAGAAAAAGGAAGCTATGTAATCTATAATGAAGACGGTTTAGATGCTGCAGCCATGGTCAATTATATACATGAAAATGGAAATCTGTTAGGATTCCCTGGTTCCAGAGAAATATCAGTAGATGAATTCTGGGGATTAGGTGTTGATATAGTGATTCCAGCTGCACTTGAAAATTCAGTTACAAGTGATGTTGCTAAAAAAATAAATGCAAAATTAGTTTGTGAAGCTGCCAATGGACCAATAACTCCTGATGCTGATAAAATTTTATTTGAAAAAGGTATCTTAGTTACACCTGATATTTTAACAAATGCAGGAGGAGTAACTGTTTCCTATTTTGAATGGGTTCAAAATCTGTATGGATATTATTGGGGCGAAAAAGAAGTTGAACAAAAAGAAGAAATAGCTATGGTCAATGCCTTTAATGATATATGGTCAATAAAAGAAGAATATAAAGTTTCAATGAGAAATGCAGCGTACATGCATTCAATTAGAAGAGTAGCTAAAGCAATGAAGCTAAGAGGATGGTATTAA
- a CDS encoding CotS family spore coat protein has translation MGNRRLIAYSDEIQNKEKQLVLRILSKYNLEVINISRMRSAYKIETSSGNYCLKRLNHGKYKPRNGSMLIDDLAANGFNLTAKYFKTKDGYFYVKHKKSFFYLMEWIDGEECTLNDIDEVLNCVKLLAKFHLSACNLDTSKYKIRNNLKNWPKIFNSNLTDLDRFKKIIQKKKLKSNFDLSYYDYIDSFYNRGLVSLSFLNSSYYYKLSKNAEENKTICHDSFYYQNILKKGSDYYIIDLDSIMIDLQINDLGKLIRRIMYKKTYQWDFDKVRQIIEAYSSVKKVSKEELEVMLALIIFPHKFWKLGKKRYLRHKNWSEAKYEHKLTKLVRYNELQQKFLDDYLEYLNKFDH, from the coding sequence GTGGGGAATAGAAGGCTTATTGCTTATTCTGATGAGATTCAGAATAAGGAAAAACAATTAGTACTTAGAATTTTAAGTAAATATAATCTTGAAGTAATAAATATTTCAAGAATGAGAAGTGCATACAAAATAGAAACTTCCTCAGGGAATTACTGCCTGAAAAGATTGAATCATGGCAAATATAAACCTCGAAACGGAAGTATGCTTATAGATGACCTGGCAGCTAATGGCTTTAACCTTACTGCAAAGTACTTTAAAACAAAGGATGGCTATTTTTATGTAAAACACAAAAAAAGCTTTTTTTATTTAATGGAATGGATTGATGGTGAGGAATGTACTTTAAATGATATAGATGAAGTATTAAATTGTGTAAAGTTACTTGCTAAATTCCACTTAAGTGCATGTAATCTTGATACAAGTAAGTATAAAATCAGAAATAATCTTAAAAACTGGCCTAAAATATTTAATAGCAATCTAACTGATTTGGATAGATTTAAAAAAATTATACAAAAGAAAAAATTAAAAAGTAATTTTGATCTTAGTTATTATGATTATATAGACAGCTTCTACAATAGAGGATTAGTATCCCTAAGTTTCTTAAATTCTTCATATTATTATAAACTGTCCAAAAATGCAGAAGAAAACAAAACAATTTGCCATGACAGCTTTTATTATCAAAATATCCTTAAGAAGGGTTCAGATTACTATATAATTGATTTAGACAGTATAATGATAGATTTACAGATTAATGACCTTGGAAAGCTTATAAGAAGGATAATGTATAAAAAGACTTATCAATGGGACTTTGATAAGGTTAGGCAGATTATAGAAGCATACAGCTCCGTTAAAAAGGTATCTAAGGAAGAGCTGGAAGTAATGCTTGCATTGATTATCTTTCCTCATAAGTTTTGGAAGCTTGGCAAAAAAAGATACCTAAGGCATAAAAATTGGTCTGAGGCTAAATATGAACATAAGCTGACAAAATTAGTCAGATATAATGAATTGCAGCAAAAATTTTTAGACGATTATCTTGAATATCTGAACAAGTTTGATCATTAG
- the aroH gene encoding chorismate mutase codes for MIAIRGATTVAENTEYEIEKESIRLFQEILKQNKIQGSDVKSLIISCTNDITKAYPGKFIREHFSLPNLAIMHFNEMCVENSLNLCIRFLIFMDGIKSSTKFVYLNNASALRKDLLTD; via the coding sequence ATTATTGCCATTAGAGGAGCCACAACTGTAGCTGAAAATACAGAGTATGAAATTGAAAAAGAATCCATAAGATTATTTCAGGAAATCCTAAAGCAGAATAAAATTCAAGGAAGCGATGTGAAATCATTAATAATATCCTGCACAAATGATATTACAAAAGCATATCCAGGGAAATTTATAAGAGAACATTTCAGCCTGCCAAACTTAGCAATTATGCATTTTAATGAAATGTGTGTAGAAAATAGTTTAAATCTTTGCATTAGATTTTTAATTTTCATGGATGGTATAAAAAGTTCTACAAAATTTGTATATTTGAATAATGCATCAGCATTAAGAAAAGATTTGTTAACTGATTAG
- the cmk gene encoding (d)CMP kinase has protein sequence MNFSIAIDGPAGAGKSTIARLVGEKFNLMYINTGSMYRAVTLFALRNNIGIHEIDKLIKLINSLNMHFEGERLIVNGEDISDEIRMPVISENVSMFSLIKEVREILVDLQKEMAEHYNVIMDGRDIGTVVLCDSPYKFYLTASAEKRAERRYNELIAKGISVNYNDILSDIIRRDNIDSTREVSPLIKAEDAIEIDTSNMNIEQVVDKISSYIKL, from the coding sequence ATGAATTTTAGCATTGCAATTGATGGGCCGGCAGGTGCAGGAAAAAGTACTATTGCCAGATTAGTTGGTGAAAAGTTTAATTTAATGTACATTAATACAGGCTCAATGTATAGAGCTGTTACATTATTTGCTTTAAGAAATAATATTGGAATCCATGAAATTGATAAACTAATTAAGCTGATTAATTCCCTAAATATGCATTTTGAAGGTGAAAGACTCATTGTTAATGGTGAAGACATTTCGGATGAAATCAGAATGCCTGTTATAAGCGAAAATGTGTCAATGTTCTCACTTATAAAAGAAGTAAGGGAAATACTTGTTGATCTTCAAAAAGAAATGGCAGAACATTATAATGTTATTATGGATGGAAGGGATATTGGTACAGTTGTGCTGTGTGATTCTCCTTACAAATTTTATTTAACAGCATCAGCTGAAAAAAGAGCTGAAAGGAGATATAATGAATTAATAGCTAAGGGTATAAGTGTTAATTATAATGACATACTTAGTGATATAATAAGAAGAGACAATATAGATTCAACAAGAGAAGTCAGTCCATTAATTAAGGCTGAAGATGCAATTGAAATTGATACATCAAATATGAATATTGAACAAGTTGTGGATAAGATTTCAAGTTATATTAAATTATAG
- a CDS encoding urocanate hydratase, whose product MINVLNTSEAMEIKLDEELPEIPSFQPGIRRAPDRGFSLTAAQTKVALKNALRYIPEKYHNTLAPEFLKELMTRGRIYGYRFRPEGRIYGKPINEYKGNCIEGKAFQVMIDNNLDFDVALYPYELVTYGETGQVCQNWMQYRLIKKYLEVLTENQTLVVESGHPLGLFKSKPTAPRVIITNGLMVGEFDNPNDWHYATQMGVANYGQMTAGGWMYIGPQGIVHGTFNTLLNAGRLKLGLKGNDDLRGHIFVSSGLGGMSGAQPKAIEIAGGVGIIAEVDYSRIKTRLDQGWVTTVSSDLNEVFNIAKKYINNKEPISIAYHGNIVDLLEYAVKENINIELLSDQTSCHAAYEGGYCPQGITFEKRTEMLRNNRDEFKKLVNKSLRRHFELIKTLVERGTYFFDYGNSFMKAVYDAGVTEISKNGIDDKDGFIFPSYVEDIMGPELFDFGYGPFRWVCLSRNHEDLIKTDHAAMSCIDPDRRPQDRDNYVWIRDAEKNKLVVGTEARILYQDAGGRIKIAKKFNEMVRNKEIGPVMIGRDHHDVSGTDSPFRETANIKDGSNIMADMSVQCYAGNAARGMSLVTLHNGGGVGIGKAVNGGFGLVLDGSERVDNIIDSAISWDVMGGVARRAWARNANSISTSVEFNKNNKGFQQITIPYLTNDDLINNIVDGAFSK is encoded by the coding sequence ATGATAAATGTTCTAAATACTTCAGAAGCAATGGAAATTAAGCTTGATGAAGAGCTTCCTGAAATTCCGAGTTTTCAGCCTGGTATTAGAAGAGCTCCTGATAGAGGATTCAGCCTTACAGCTGCTCAGACAAAAGTTGCTTTAAAAAATGCTCTTAGATACATTCCTGAGAAATATCATAATACACTAGCACCTGAATTTTTAAAAGAGCTTATGACACGTGGAAGAATATATGGATACAGATTTAGACCGGAAGGCAGAATATATGGAAAGCCTATTAATGAGTATAAAGGAAATTGCATTGAAGGAAAAGCATTTCAAGTGATGATAGACAATAATTTAGATTTTGACGTAGCTCTTTACCCTTATGAATTGGTTACATACGGTGAAACAGGGCAGGTATGTCAAAACTGGATGCAATATAGATTAATAAAAAAGTATTTAGAAGTATTAACTGAAAATCAAACTTTAGTAGTTGAATCCGGCCACCCCCTTGGGTTATTTAAATCTAAACCTACAGCCCCAAGAGTAATAATCACAAATGGTTTAATGGTGGGTGAATTTGATAATCCTAATGACTGGCATTATGCTACACAAATGGGTGTTGCAAACTATGGACAGATGACAGCAGGAGGCTGGATGTATATTGGTCCACAGGGAATTGTTCATGGCACATTTAACACATTGCTAAATGCAGGCAGATTAAAATTAGGCCTTAAAGGAAATGATGATTTAAGAGGACATATATTTGTTTCTTCAGGACTTGGAGGCATGAGTGGTGCTCAGCCAAAGGCAATAGAAATAGCTGGAGGAGTAGGAATAATTGCTGAGGTTGATTACTCAAGAATTAAAACAAGATTAGATCAGGGTTGGGTGACAACGGTTTCATCTGATTTGAATGAAGTTTTCAATATTGCAAAAAAATATATAAACAATAAAGAACCAATATCTATTGCATATCATGGTAATATAGTTGACTTATTAGAATATGCCGTAAAAGAAAATATTAATATTGAACTGCTTTCGGACCAGACATCCTGCCATGCAGCCTATGAGGGGGGATATTGTCCTCAGGGAATTACCTTTGAAAAAAGAACTGAAATGCTTAGAAATAATAGAGATGAGTTCAAAAAATTAGTGAATAAAAGTCTAAGACGTCATTTTGAATTAATTAAAACACTTGTTGAAAGAGGAACTTATTTCTTCGATTATGGAAACTCATTTATGAAAGCTGTATATGATGCAGGAGTTACTGAAATCTCCAAGAATGGTATAGATGATAAAGATGGATTTATTTTCCCTTCTTATGTAGAGGACATAATGGGTCCGGAATTATTTGATTTTGGTTATGGGCCTTTTAGATGGGTATGTTTATCAAGGAATCATGAAGATCTGATAAAAACTGATCATGCTGCAATGAGCTGCATAGACCCTGACAGAAGACCACAGGATAGGGATAATTATGTATGGATAAGAGATGCAGAAAAAAATAAACTTGTTGTTGGAACTGAAGCCAGAATACTTTATCAGGATGCTGGAGGGAGAATAAAAATAGCTAAAAAATTCAATGAAATGGTTCGAAACAAAGAGATTGGACCAGTAATGATTGGAAGAGACCATCACGATGTAAGCGGAACTGATTCTCCTTTCAGAGAAACTGCCAATATTAAAGATGGAAGTAATATAATGGCTGACATGTCAGTGCAATGCTATGCAGGTAATGCTGCAAGAGGGATGAGTTTAGTAACTCTTCATAATGGCGGAGGTGTAGGCATAGGTAAAGCCGTAAATGGAGGATTTGGTCTTGTATTAGACGGAAGTGAAAGAGTAGACAATATTATAGATTCAGCTATAAGCTGGGATGTAATGGGAGGAGTGGCAAGGCGTGCATGGGCAAGAAATGCAAACTCCATATCAACAAGTGTTGAATTTAATAAAAATAACAAGGGATTCCAGCAGATTACCATACCTTACTTGACAAATGATGACTTAATAAATAATATTGTAGATGGAGCGTTTTCTAAATAG